One Ctenopharyngodon idella isolate HZGC_01 chromosome 9, HZGC01, whole genome shotgun sequence DNA window includes the following coding sequences:
- the si:dkey-4e7.3 gene encoding pyrimidine-specific ribonucleoside hydrolase RihA isoform X14: MKKLLVDLDCGVDDAQALMMALAAPDVQILGITCAQGNTSVENVCKNVLRVLKVCKHLEIPVFRGATNSLLGQTVGSGDFHGKDGLGDAPDPEAPGLELIQKEIAASAMIRIVNANPGEVSLVATAPLTNVALAVKLDPSFPQKLKGLYIMGGNTDSRGNVTVCGEYNFAADPEAAYIVLNEFICPIYIATWEFTCRSQLPWEFCDGWLAQDTDKARFMKQIFQKIMDSNKKPEKDLEEGQGFISCDSYAMAAAIDDTFIIETIQKPVTVELAGNYCRGMMVVDHLDLLKKTHKAHILKKVDLEKFKVLMMNALK; encoded by the exons ATGAAGAAACTGCTTGTGGACCTGGACTGTGGTGTGGATGATGCTCAGGCTCTCATGATGGCTTTGGCAGCGCCGGACGTGCAGATCCTGGGCATCACTTGTGCTCAGGGCAACACTTCAGTAGAAAATGTCTGCAAAAATGTCCTGCGTGTCCTGAAAGTGTGTAAGCATCTGGAG ATTCCTGTATTTCGTGGAGCAACTAATTCACTCTTGGGGCAAACCGTTGGTTCTGGAGATTTTCATGGCAAAGATGGACTCGGGGACGCCCCAGACCCTGAAGCTCCTGGTCTGGAACTTATCCAGAAAGAGATCGCTGCGTCAGCCATGATCCGAATAGTCAATGCGAATCCTGGAGAG GTGTCTTTAGTGGCCACGGCTCCACTGACAAATGTGGCTTTGGCGGTGAAACTGGACCCCTCATTTCCCCAGAAACTCAAAGGCCTTTACATTATGGGTGGCAATACAGACT CTCGTGGGAACGTCACTGTGTGTGGAGAGTACAACTTTGCAGCTGATCCTGAAGCAGCTTATATTGTCCTGAATGAATTCATTTGCCCAATTTATATTGCAACATGGGAGTTCACCTGTCGCAGTCAATTACCCTGG GAGTTCTGTGACGGTTGGCTGGCCCAGGACACAGATAAGGCTCGCTTTATGAAGCAGATCTTTCAGAAGATCATGGATTCCAACAAGAAGCCTGAGAAGGATCTGGAGGAGGGACAGGGATTCATCTCCTGTGACTCTTATGCCATGGCAGCGGCCATAGatgatacatttattattgaaaCCATACAAAAACCGGTCACTGTGGAGCTTGCGGGGAACTACTGCCGGGGAATGATGGTTGTAGATCACCTCGACCTTCTGAAGAAGACTCACAAAGCCCACATCTTGAAGAAGGTCGACTTGGAGAAGTTTAAAGTGCTCATGATGAatgctttgaaataa
- the si:dkey-4e7.3 gene encoding pyrimidine-specific ribonucleoside hydrolase RihA isoform X10 → MQQSDVEHRGRRRKKKKKKIRLVEKASMKKLLVDLDCGVDDAQALMMALAAPDVQILGITCAQGNTSVENVCKNVLRVLKVCKHLEIPVFRGATNSLLGQTVGSGDFHGKDGLGDAPDPEAPGLELIQKEIAASAMIRIVNANPGEVSLVATAPLTNVALAVKLDPSFPQKLKGLYIMGGNTDSRGNVTVCGEYNFAADPEAAYIVLNEFICPIYIATWEFTCRSQLPWEFCDGWLAQDTDKARFMKQIFQKIMDSNKKPEKDLEEGQGFISCDSYAMAAAIDDTFIIETIQKPVTVELAGNYCRGMMVVDHLDLLKKTHKAHILKKVDLEKFKVLMMNALK, encoded by the exons AAGCCAGCATGAAGAAACTGCTTGTGGACCTGGACTGTGGTGTGGATGATGCTCAGGCTCTCATGATGGCTTTGGCAGCGCCGGACGTGCAGATCCTGGGCATCACTTGTGCTCAGGGCAACACTTCAGTAGAAAATGTCTGCAAAAATGTCCTGCGTGTCCTGAAAGTGTGTAAGCATCTGGAG ATTCCTGTATTTCGTGGAGCAACTAATTCACTCTTGGGGCAAACCGTTGGTTCTGGAGATTTTCATGGCAAAGATGGACTCGGGGACGCCCCAGACCCTGAAGCTCCTGGTCTGGAACTTATCCAGAAAGAGATCGCTGCGTCAGCCATGATCCGAATAGTCAATGCGAATCCTGGAGAG GTGTCTTTAGTGGCCACGGCTCCACTGACAAATGTGGCTTTGGCGGTGAAACTGGACCCCTCATTTCCCCAGAAACTCAAAGGCCTTTACATTATGGGTGGCAATACAGACT CTCGTGGGAACGTCACTGTGTGTGGAGAGTACAACTTTGCAGCTGATCCTGAAGCAGCTTATATTGTCCTGAATGAATTCATTTGCCCAATTTATATTGCAACATGGGAGTTCACCTGTCGCAGTCAATTACCCTGG GAGTTCTGTGACGGTTGGCTGGCCCAGGACACAGATAAGGCTCGCTTTATGAAGCAGATCTTTCAGAAGATCATGGATTCCAACAAGAAGCCTGAGAAGGATCTGGAGGAGGGACAGGGATTCATCTCCTGTGACTCTTATGCCATGGCAGCGGCCATAGatgatacatttattattgaaaCCATACAAAAACCGGTCACTGTGGAGCTTGCGGGGAACTACTGCCGGGGAATGATGGTTGTAGATCACCTCGACCTTCTGAAGAAGACTCACAAAGCCCACATCTTGAAGAAGGTCGACTTGGAGAAGTTTAAAGTGCTCATGATGAatgctttgaaataa
- the LOC127518954 gene encoding cytochrome c oxidase assembly factor 5 — protein sequence MPKYYEDKEEDGRACAGVREDFKACLLQHDCVVKEGKKPSECLKEGHCKGLQVAFFECKRSMLDTRSRFRGRKGD from the exons ATGCCCAAATATTATGAGGATAAAGAGGAAGATGGCCGCGCCTGCGCTGGAGTAAGAGAGGATTTCAAAGCCTGTCTCCTTCAGCATGACTGTGTAGTGAAG GAAGGTAAGAAGCCCAGTGAGTGTCTGAAGGAAGGACATTGCAAAGGCTTGCAGGTGGCTTTCTTTGAGTGCAAGAGATCCATG CTGGACACCCGATCTCGATTCAGAGGCAGAAAGGGAGACTGA